A single window of Streptomyces xanthii DNA harbors:
- a CDS encoding NAD(P)/FAD-dependent oxidoreductase — protein MRTVTVVGASLAGLYAARELRAQGFDGRLVIVGDEPHRPYDRPPLSKDFLSGKAQESDLALSDDAETLELGAEWIFGVRARGLDARGRVVLLEDGRTVSTDGLVIATGARARRLPGPAPAGVHTLRTLDEARALRADLLRGPQRVVVIGGGFIGAETASSCAALGHDVTVVEAAPLPLLPQLGPDMAAVCSTLHERGGATLITGTGVAALEGDPAVTGVRLADGRVLPADVVVVGIGAVPNTEWLAGSTLAVHDGVLCDDGCVTALPHVVAVGDVARVAGARAEHWTSATAQPRVAVRNLLAGRTVEQARPLPYFWSDQYGSRIQFAGRRREGDVPRIVEGTIEEGSFLALYEREGRTTAALAMNRPRPFTRVRRELSRAETQSAAPAVAAGPAAPVAAAL, from the coding sequence ATGAGGACCGTGACCGTGGTGGGCGCCTCGCTCGCCGGACTGTACGCCGCCCGGGAACTGCGGGCCCAGGGCTTCGACGGCCGGCTGGTGATCGTCGGCGACGAACCGCACCGCCCCTACGACCGCCCCCCGCTGTCCAAGGACTTCCTGTCCGGCAAGGCGCAGGAGAGCGACCTCGCCCTGTCCGACGACGCCGAGACCCTCGAACTGGGCGCCGAGTGGATCTTCGGCGTGCGGGCCCGCGGCCTCGACGCCCGCGGCCGCGTCGTCCTCCTGGAGGACGGCCGCACCGTCTCCACCGACGGCCTCGTCATCGCGACCGGCGCCCGCGCCCGCCGCCTGCCCGGACCCGCCCCGGCCGGCGTGCACACGCTGCGCACCCTCGACGAGGCCCGGGCCCTCCGCGCCGACCTGCTGCGCGGCCCGCAGCGGGTCGTGGTGATCGGCGGCGGGTTCATCGGCGCCGAGACCGCCTCCTCCTGCGCCGCCCTCGGCCACGACGTCACCGTCGTCGAGGCCGCGCCTCTGCCGCTGCTGCCGCAGCTCGGCCCCGACATGGCTGCCGTCTGCTCCACCCTGCACGAGCGCGGCGGCGCCACGCTCATCACCGGGACGGGCGTCGCCGCCCTGGAGGGAGACCCCGCGGTCACCGGAGTGCGGCTCGCCGACGGCCGGGTGCTCCCGGCCGACGTGGTCGTCGTCGGCATCGGCGCGGTGCCCAACACCGAGTGGCTGGCCGGGTCCACGCTCGCCGTCCACGACGGCGTCCTGTGCGACGACGGCTGCGTCACCGCCCTGCCGCACGTCGTCGCGGTCGGCGACGTGGCCCGCGTCGCGGGCGCCCGCGCGGAGCACTGGACCAGCGCCACCGCCCAGCCCCGGGTCGCCGTACGCAACCTCCTCGCGGGCCGCACGGTGGAACAAGCCCGCCCGCTGCCCTACTTCTGGTCGGACCAGTACGGCTCCCGCATCCAGTTCGCCGGGCGCCGCCGCGAGGGCGACGTGCCGCGCATCGTCGAGGGCACGATCGAGGAGGGCAGCTTCCTCGCGCTCTACGAGAGGGAGGGCCGCACGACGGCCGCCCTCGCGATGAACCGGCCCCGCCCGTTCACCCGCGTCCGGCGCGAACTGTCCCGCGCCGAGACGCAGTCGGCGGCGCCCGCCGTCGCCGCCGGGCCCGCCGCGCCGGTCGCGGCCGCGCTCTGA
- a CDS encoding bifunctional 3-phenylpropionate/cinnamic acid dioxygenase ferredoxin subunit yields the protein MIPVCRLEDLPEGESVRIDSMPPIAVFHTDGSLYAIDDTCTHQDASLSEGFLEGCLVECPLHEASFDLRTGVPTCAPARRPVRTHRVTVDDGMIHVHPAAEETTAA from the coding sequence ATGATTCCCGTCTGCCGCCTTGAAGACCTCCCCGAGGGAGAGTCCGTCCGCATCGACAGCATGCCGCCGATCGCCGTGTTCCACACCGACGGCTCGCTGTACGCCATCGACGACACCTGCACCCACCAGGATGCCTCCCTCTCGGAGGGCTTCCTCGAGGGTTGCCTGGTCGAATGCCCGCTCCACGAGGCGTCGTTCGACCTGCGGACGGGCGTTCCCACGTGTGCTCCCGCCCGCCGCCCGGTCCGCACGCACCGGGTGACCGTCGACGACGGCATGATCCACGTCCACCCCGCGGCCGAGGAGACCACCGCGGCCTGA